The genomic segment GGTACGTCTGGCGGTCGATGACCTCCAGGCCGACGATCTCCCAGGGCGGCAGCCCGGCCGTCCGGCGGTGCTCGCCCCACAGGCGCAGGGCGACGGCGGCGGCGTCGTGGAGGTCGCGGGCCTCTTCCCAGTAGCGGATCTCGGCGTGGTCGTGGGCATAGCGGCTGGTCAGCAGAAAGGGGTGGTCGTGGGCGAGCTGTTCGAGGCCGCGCCGCACCTCCTTGAGGGGGGCCTCGGGGCCGGAGACGCTCAGCGTGACGTGCCACAGCCGGGGCAGGTCCTGTGGCTTCTCGGCGCTGTCGCTCTCGTACGTGTCCGAGGCGGCGACGCTGGTGAGCGTCCGCTCCTCGCCGGCCGCACGGGAGGTACCACCACCACGGGACGCCGCGGCCCCGGGGCGCACTCGTCTCACGACGGCCTCCTTCGCAACGATTCGTGCTTCGCAATAGGTCGTGCGGAATCTCCCTGGGACAAAGTTGAGCAGGCTCAGGGGCTTCGCGTGGCGGTTTTACGGAACGTGCACCGCCGGGGCCCGTGCTCCGGCCCCTCCATGGGGCCGCTGGTCAGGGGTGCAGGAGGACGAGGTCGTCCCTGTGTACGACCTCTCGTTCGTACGCGGGACCCAGCTCGCGCGCCAGTTCCCGGGTCGAGCGGCCGAGCAGCTGGGGGATCTCCTTGGCGTCGAAGTTCACCAGCCCGCGCGCGACCGCACGCCCCGCGCCGTCGCGCAGTTCCACGGGGTCGCCGGCGGTGAAGTCGCCCTCGACGGCCGCGATGCCGGCCGGCAGCAACGACTTGCGGCGCTCGACGACCGCGCGCACGGCCCCGTCGTCGAGGGTGAGGGCGCCCTGCGGGGTGGAGGCGTGCTGGAGCCACAGCAGCCGGTCGGCGGTCCGCTTGCCGGTGGGGTGGAAGTACGTGCCCGTGTCACGGCCGCCGAGCGCGTCCGCCGCGTGGACGGCGCTGGTCAGGACCACGGGGATGCCCGCTCCGGTGGCGATCGCGGCCGCCTCGACCTTGGTGACCATGCCCCCGGTGCCGACGCCCGCCTTGCCGGCGCTGCCGATCTCCACGTGCGCGAGGTCCGCGGGGCCCCGCACCTCCGCTATCCGCGACGTGCCGGGTTTGCTGGGGTCGCCGTCGTACACGCCGTCCACGTCCGAGAGCAGGATCAGCAGATCCGCCCGTACGAGGTGGGCGACGAGGGCGGCGAGGCGGTCGTTGTCGCCGAAGCGGATCTCGTCCGTGGCTACGGTGTCGTTCTCGTTGACGACCGGCAGCGCGCCCATCGCGAGGAGCTTGTCGAGGGTGCGGGAGGCGTTGCGGTGGTGGGCGCGGCGGCTCATGTCGTCGGAGGTGAGGAGCACCTGGCCGACCCGGATGCCGTGGCGGGCGCAGGAGGCCGTGTAGCGGGCCACCAGCAGGCCCTGGCCGACGCTGGCGGCCGCCTGCTGCCGGGCGAGGTCCTTGGGACGGCGGCGCAGGCCCAGCGGCGCGAGCCCGGCGGCGATGGCGCCGGACGAGACCAGCACGACCTCCCGCTCGCCCCCGCTGCGGGCCTTGGCGAGGACGTCCACCAGGGCGTCCACCCGGTCCGCGTCGAGGCCGCCGGACGCCGTCGTCAGCGACGAGGAGCCCACCTTGACGACGATCCGGTGCGCTTCCGCCACGCCCTGTCTTGCCGCTGACACGCCTATCCCCAATGCTCCGAACAGCCCGGTGTGTGCACTCCGCAATCTACGGGAGCGGGCGGACGGGACGCGTGCTCATTTCGAGGGGCGGACGGCGCCGGATCCGGGGCGGACGACCGCGGTCCGCCTCCGAGCCCTTTATGAAGAGATGGTGAGACACCTCTCAAGGTTCCATGCGTTATGTCCGACTACCGGTGATTGTTCCCGCCGGAGATTGCTCCCCGGCCGCCCTAGGTCATACGGTCAGGGATCGGCCGTCCTCAGGCCACCCCCCTGACTCACTTCCCCCTCCGTCCGTCGCACCCTCCGCAGGAGCCCAGCCCGTGCCCTCCGCAGGCCTCGCACCACGCCGCATCGCGCAGCTGTCAGCGCTGTTCGCGATGTTCGCGCTCTTCACGGCCCAGATCGTCTCCGCACTGCTGCCGAACATCCCCGTGTTCGTCGCCGCCAGTGCGGCGGGTCTCCTCCTGGACACCTATCTGCAGTACCGGGATCCCGGACTCCTCGCACTGCTGGGCAAGGTCCGCTTCGACGCGCTGGTACGCCAGCTGCTGCGCGACATGCTGATCCTGGTGGGGCTGCTGCGCATCGACGGCATCGACCCGCTGCGCGAGCAGGCCCCGCTCCTGGTCGGCCTCATCGTCTTCTACGCGGTGCACTTCGCCTGCCAGGCCGTCTCGGTACTGGTCCGCCGCACCCGGACGCTGCCGATCGTCACCCGCAACATCGACGCCTCCGAGCTGCGCCTGACCGCCGCCCCGCCGCGCATCCTGGCCCGCCGCCAGGCCCACCGGCTGCTGACCTTCTCCCTGCCGATCACGGCCGGCCTGGTCCTCACCGCGGCCACACAGGACGCCACCTGGGGCGGCGCCGGCCTCGGCATCGGTCTCACCCTCCTCGTCGCGGGCACCGCGTACCTCTCGACCTGGCTGCTGCCGAAGAAGCGCGCCAAGAGCGAGCAGCAGGTCATGGAGTGGCTGGACAGGTGGCTCGCCCGGTACCGGCCGACCACCGCGATGTACTTCTCCGGCGGTACGACGTCGGCGTACCAGGCGAACATGTGGCTCTCCACGCTCTCCCAGCTGGAGAAGCCGCTGATCGTGCTGCGTGAGCGCTTCATGGTGCAGAAGATCGACGCGACGGACGTGCCGGTCATCTGCTTCCCGAAGGTCTCGACGATGTTCTCCCTGGAGAACTCGACGCTGAAGATGATGCTGCACCCGGCCAACGCCGCGAAGACCTCCCAGGTGCTGCGCATCCCCACCGTCAAGCACGCCTTCATCAACCACGGCGAGAGCGACAAGCTGTCCTCCTGCAACCCGTACGCGAAGGCGTACGACGAGGTGTGGGTCGCCGGTCCCGCCGCGCGCGAGCGGTACGCCCTCGCCGAGGTCGGTGTCGAGGACAAGGACATCGTCGAGGTCGGCCGCCCGCAGCTGGCACCGATCCGCCCGTACGCGGGCCCGCCGACCGGCACGTACACGACCGTCCTCTACGCCCCCACCTGGGAGGGCTGGGACGGCAACCCCGGCAACACGTCCGTGGTCCTGGCCGGGGAGAACATCGTCCGGGGGCTCCTCGCCGACGACAAGGTCCGGCTGCTCTACAAGCCGCACCCGATGACCGGCTCGGTCGACCCGCGCGCGGGGGCCGCGAACGAGCGCATCAAGGCGATGATCCGGGAGGCCAACACGAAGCGCTCGGGCGCGCGTCCCGGTGCGGAAGCGGCGGCCGAACTCGCTCGCCGTACGGCCGCGTTGGACCAGCTGACCTCGACGTCCTTCCGTGCCAGCGCGGACGAGATGGAGCGGATGCTGCTGCAGAGCACGCCCAGCGGGGACCGTGAGGCGGCGATCTCCGAGGCGACGCTGGCCTGGGAGAAGGCGTACTGGGCGTCGTTCCCGGAGTGGGAGCACCGGATCATCACCGAGGCGCGGCCCGCGATCTTCGCCTGCTTCAACGCGTCCGACCTGCTGATCAGCGATGTCTCGTCGGTGGTCTCCGACTGGCTGTCCAGCGAGAAGCCGTACTCGGTGGCCAACACGTCCGGGCTGCCGGAGGCGGCGTTCCGGGCGGCCTTCCCGACGGTCTCCGCGGGTGTCGTCCTGACCCCCAAGGCGGGCGGTGTCCCGGCCCTGCTCGATGCGGTCCGCAACCCCGAGAAGGACGTCTTCGTCAAGGCTCGCGCCGACCTCAAGGAGCAGCTCCTCGGGCCGTCCGACCCGCCCTCCCTCGTCCGCTTCGACCGCGCGGTGAAGGCGCTCTGCGCCAAGGCCGACGACCGCCGCGTCCGTATGGAGTCCCGTCTCGCCACCGAGATCCCCTCGCCCCGGGACGCGGGGGACGAGCTCACGGACGGCGAACCGAGCGAGGCGCTCGCCTAGCGACAGGCGCTCGCCCAGCGACAGACGAAGGGCCCCGGAGGTGAGCACCTCCGGGGCCCTTCTTGTCTTCCGGTCCTGTCTTCCGGCCACCTCGTAGCGCCGAGTCGCGCGGTCCACCCCCGCCGAGCGCCTACGGCCGGGCGTCCGGGAAACCCCGGGCGCCCGAGGAACCCGGCGCCCCTTAGAACGGCTCGAAGTCTTCGTACTCCTGCTGGAGCTCGTCGCGCTCCGCCTGGCGGTCGCGGCGGCGCTGGACGGCGGGGCGGGGCTCTTCGAAGCGGTGGTCCTCGCCGCGGCGGCCGAGCATCTCCGCGCCGGCCATGACGGTCGGCTCCCAGTCGAAGACGACCGCGTTGTCCTCGGGCCCGATGGCGACGCCGTCGCCGGAGCGGGCGCCCGCCTTCATCAGCTCGTCCTCGACGCCCAGGCGGTTGAGGCGGTCGGCGAGATAACCCACCGCCTCGTCGTTGCTGAAGTCGGTCTGGCGTACCCAGCGCTCCGGCTTCTCGCCCCGCACGCGGAAGAGTCCGTCCTCCTCCTGCACGACCGTGAAGCCCGCGTCGTCGACGGCCTTGGGCCGGATGACGATCCGGGTCGCCTCCTCCTTCGGCTTGGCGGCCCGCGCCTGGCCGACGAGGTCGGCGAGCGCGAAGGACAGCTCCTTCAGCCCGGTGTGGGCGACGGCGGACACCTCGAAGACCCGGTAACCACGGGCCTCCAGGTCCGGCCGCACCATCTCGGCGAGATCCTTGCCGTCGGGCACGTCGATCTTGTTGAGGACGACGATCCGGGGCCGCTTGTCGAGCCCGCCGTACTGCGCCAGCTCCTCCTCGATGATGTCGAGGTCGGAGACGGGGTCGCGGTCCGACTCCAGCGTCGCCGTGTCGAGGACGTGGACGAGGACGCTGCAGCGCTCGACGTGGCGGAGGAATTCGAGGCCCAGGCCCTTGCCCTGGCTGGCACCCGGGATCAGGCCCGGCACGTCGGCGATCGTGTAGACCGTGTCGCCGGCCGTCACCACGCCCAGGTTCGGGACGAGGGTCGTGAACGGGTAGTCCGCGATCTTCGGCTTGGCGGCGGACAGGACCGAGATCAGCGAGGACTTGCCCGCGCTGGGGTAGCCGACGAGCGCCACATCGGCGACCGTCTTGAGCTCCAGGACGATGTCGCCCATGCCCCCGGGCACGCCGAGCAGCGCGAAGCCGGGCGCCTTGCGGCGGGCGGAGGCGAGGGCCGCGTTGCCGAGACCGCCCCGGCCGCCCTGTGCGGCGACGAAGGACGTGCCGTGGCCGACGAGGTCGGCGAGGACGTTGCCGTGCTTGTCGAGCACGACCGTGCCGTCCGGGACCGGCAGGACCAGGTCCTGGCCGTCCTTGCCGGAGCGGTTGCCGCCCTCGCCCGGCTTGCCGTTGGTGGCCTTGCGGTGCGGGGAGTGGTGGTAGTCGAGGAGAGTCGTCACGGACTGGTCGACGGTCAGGATGACGTCGCCGCCCCGGCCGCCGTTGCCGCCGTCGGGGCCGCCGAGCGGCTTGAACTTCTCCCGGTGGACGGAGGCACAGCCGTGGCCTCCGTTACCCGCGGCGACATGCAGCTCGACGCGGTCCACGAAGGTGGTCATGGTGGGTGCCTCCAGATACGCGCTATGCGTGGTGTTCGGAAATGTCTTACCTGTAACACGTCAAAGGCGGACCCACTTCCCGTACGGAAACCGTACGGGAAGTGAGGTCCGCCTCGACGAATCGCTCTACGGAAGCCTTGGTCGAAAGACCGGGCGAGTCAGAAGACTCAGGCGGCCGGAACGATGTTGACGACCTTGCGACCACGGCTGGTGCCGAACTCGACCGCACCGGCGTTCAGCGCGAACAGCGTGTCGTCCTTGCCGCGACCGACACCCGAGCCCGGGTGGAAGTGCGTGCCGCGCTGGCGGACCAGGATCTCACCGGCGTTGACGACCTGACCGCCGAAGCGCTTCACGCCGAGCCGCTGAGCGTTGGAGTCGCGACCGTTCCGGGTGGACGATGCGCCCTTCTTGTGTGCCATGTCTCCTCAGTCCCTTACTTCGCAGCCGCGGGGATCTCAGTGACCTTGATCGCCGTGTACTGCTGGCGGTGGCCCTGACGACGGCGGTAGCCGGTCTTGTTCTTGTAGCGAAGGATGTCGATCTTCACACCCTTGTGGTGGTCCACGACCTCGGCCTGGACCTTGATGCCGGCCAGCACCCACGGGTCGCTGGTCACAGCGTCGCCGTCGACGACGAGCAGGGTCGAGAGCTCGACCGTGTCGCCAACATTGGCAGTGGAAATCTTGTCAACCTCAACGATGTCGCCGACAGCAACCTTGTGCTGGCGACCACCGCTGCGCACGATGGCGTACAAGCGGATCTCACTCTCTCGCTCGGGAACGGCACCCCCGCAGTCCAGCCGCCCGACATGCGAACGGCCTCTCCCACGGCGCCCGGCGCGCGGAAGGAATGAGGTTTACGGGGATGTGACGCATCGCTACCTACGGACACGCCGACGGTCAAGGTTACGGGGCCATGCCCGAAGGGGTCAAACCGAGCCCCTCCCGCGTCATGGGGTCGGCTTCTCGCCGTCCGCCGGCAGCGGCTTCACGCCCTCGCACAGGTCCGTGGTGTCGGCCTTGCCCGGGTGGGCGACGGCGATGACCTTGTTGAAGTGGGTTCGGTACATGTCGTGCACGGCGTCGTCGTCGACCTTGACGATCGACTCGTCGTTCTCGCGCAGCGCGGGCCCGGTGTAGTTGCCCGACCCGGTGAAGCTGATCTTGTTGCGTACCCCGTCGTACTGGCCGTCCACGAGGATGTACTTGGTGTGGATGATGTACGGCGTGGTCAGCTTCTGACCGGGGTTGAGCGGGTCCCTGTCGTCGTTGTAGCACCGCACCGTCGGCCCGCCGGACGTGTGCATCATCTCCCACGTCCCCTTGGTCCCGCCGCTGCTCTTGGCGCTGTCGGACTCGGCGTACACGATGCTGACGTCGCAGCCGGCCTTCTTCAGCGCGACCAGCTTCTCGGCGATCGCCATCCGTGTGATCTTGAAGATCGCCACCCGTACCCATGTCCGCCGCGTGACCCCGGCGGTGTCCTTGTAGGAGCACTGCACGTTGTTGAGCACCGAGTACACGCTGTCGGTGGCCCGGCTGCTCCCCGCCCGGGGGAAGAAGTACGCCTTGTAGAGACCGTTGCTGACGGTCCGGTACTCCCAGCTCGCCCAGTCCTGGGCGACCTGGGTGTCGAAGTAGTCCGCGTACGCGTCGTACATCGTCGGGTTGTTCGGCAGCAGCAGCGCGT from the Streptomyces sp. NBC_00310 genome contains:
- the proB gene encoding glutamate 5-kinase; translated protein: MSAARQGVAEAHRIVVKVGSSSLTTASGGLDADRVDALVDVLAKARSGGEREVVLVSSGAIAAGLAPLGLRRRPKDLARQQAAASVGQGLLVARYTASCARHGIRVGQVLLTSDDMSRRAHHRNASRTLDKLLAMGALPVVNENDTVATDEIRFGDNDRLAALVAHLVRADLLILLSDVDGVYDGDPSKPGTSRIAEVRGPADLAHVEIGSAGKAGVGTGGMVTKVEAAAIATGAGIPVVLTSAVHAADALGGRDTGTYFHPTGKRTADRLLWLQHASTPQGALTLDDGAVRAVVERRKSLLPAGIAAVEGDFTAGDPVELRDGAGRAVARGLVNFDAKEIPQLLGRSTRELARELGPAYEREVVHRDDLVLLHP
- the obgE gene encoding GTPase ObgE, with protein sequence MTTFVDRVELHVAAGNGGHGCASVHREKFKPLGGPDGGNGGRGGDVILTVDQSVTTLLDYHHSPHRKATNGKPGEGGNRSGKDGQDLVLPVPDGTVVLDKHGNVLADLVGHGTSFVAAQGGRGGLGNAALASARRKAPGFALLGVPGGMGDIVLELKTVADVALVGYPSAGKSSLISVLSAAKPKIADYPFTTLVPNLGVVTAGDTVYTIADVPGLIPGASQGKGLGLEFLRHVERCSVLVHVLDTATLESDRDPVSDLDIIEEELAQYGGLDKRPRIVVLNKIDVPDGKDLAEMVRPDLEARGYRVFEVSAVAHTGLKELSFALADLVGQARAAKPKEEATRIVIRPKAVDDAGFTVVQEEDGLFRVRGEKPERWVRQTDFSNDEAVGYLADRLNRLGVEDELMKAGARSGDGVAIGPEDNAVVFDWEPTVMAGAEMLGRRGEDHRFEEPRPAVQRRRDRQAERDELQQEYEDFEPF
- the rpmA gene encoding 50S ribosomal protein L27, which produces MAHKKGASSTRNGRDSNAQRLGVKRFGGQVVNAGEILVRQRGTHFHPGSGVGRGKDDTLFALNAGAVEFGTSRGRKVVNIVPAA
- the rplU gene encoding 50S ribosomal protein L21, whose protein sequence is MYAIVRSGGRQHKVAVGDIVEVDKISTANVGDTVELSTLLVVDGDAVTSDPWVLAGIKVQAEVVDHHKGVKIDILRYKNKTGYRRRQGHRQQYTAIKVTEIPAAAK
- a CDS encoding phospholipase D-like domain-containing protein, which encodes MARVRVRGAVAAATVLAAAGVQAVMFAGTAQATPNWTEGPLFNDPLGEESEQLAIRTRLIELTAAALPGSTIKVAVYHVWEASVVNALVAAEERGVHVQVLLDESSVSDRPTNTAHGTLAAALGTDRTKGSYVVTCPVDRSCLGDPKYGQSIMHNKFWLFSAVEGATNVVVQTTSNSTPSAHTKFFNDALLLPNNPTMYDAYADYFDTQVAQDWASWEYRTVSNGLYKAYFFPRAGSSRATDSVYSVLNNVQCSYKDTAGVTRRTWVRVAIFKITRMAIAEKLVALKKAGCDVSIVYAESDSAKSSGGTKGTWEMMHTSGGPTVRCYNDDRDPLNPGQKLTTPYIIHTKYILVDGQYDGVRNKISFTGSGNYTGPALRENDESIVKVDDDAVHDMYRTHFNKVIAVAHPGKADTTDLCEGVKPLPADGEKPTP